In Malania oleifera isolate guangnan ecotype guangnan chromosome 8, ASM2987363v1, whole genome shotgun sequence, a single window of DNA contains:
- the LOC131161798 gene encoding probable calcium-binding protein CML29 — MERLSNVVSLVEAFRAFDADNDGLITGAELGGIMDSLGCGMKDQDVEAMMQQADTNRDGMLSMQEFLDMNTKDMQLGDLAISLRNTLEAFGVDREGVVTREELYEAMLNLGELSPEDCHAIVASMDADADGAVSLVDFRLILNSLL, encoded by the coding sequence ATGGAGCGTCTGAGCAATGTGGTGAGTCTGGTGGAGGCATTCCGAGCCTTCGATGCCGACAATGATGGGTTAATTACGGGCGCAGAGCTCGGGGGGATAATGGATTCCCTGGGGTGTGGCATGAAAGATCAAGACGTCGAGGCCATGATGCAGCAGGCAGACACGAACCGTGACGGTATGCTGAGCATGCAGGAGTTCCTGGACATGAACACCAAGGACATGCAGCTCGGGGACCTTGCGATCTCTCTTAGAAACACTCTTGAAGCTTTCGGCGTTGACCGGGAAGGGGTTGTGACGAGAGAGGAGCTGTATGAAGCGATGTTGAACTTGGGGGAGTTGTCTCCTGAGGATTGCCATGCTATCGTTGCTTCCATGGATGCAGATGCGGATGGAGCTGTTAGTCTTGTAGACTTCAGACTAATACTGAATTCCCTGCTTTAG